GCCCAGTTGGGCTTCGGCAAGTTGAACGATCTCCGGGTCGGGCGCGACCGGGGTGCGGCCAAAGTAGCCCAGCACCATTTTCCCGTATCCGTCGGTTATTTTTTTCCACGGCCCCTGGGTCACGTTTGCGTAGGCCTGCTGGAAGTAAAACTGGGATACCGGGGTGACCGAGGTGCCGAACCCGCCGCGGGCCACACATTCGGACATGGCCTCGATAACCTTGGGGTAGAGATCGAGGGTGCCGGTGTCCCGCATCATCATGGTATTGGCCGTCAATGCACCGCCGGGCATGGGCGAGAGGATGACTTCAGAGGATACCCGTTGGGATTCGGGGGGAAAGAAATAGTCCTGCAGGCAGTCCTGCAAAACCCGGTTGGCTTTCATGATCTTGGCGACATCGATATCCAGGGTGTATTCCGTCCCCTTGAGCGCGTGCCACATGGAGAGCACATCCGGTTGGCACGTCCCGCCGGAGAGGGGGGAGCGCGCCAGGTCCACGCCGTCGGCACCGGCCTCGATGGCCGCTTTGTACTGCGTGATGCCCACGCCGGCGGTTTCATGGGTGTGGGCCCAGATGATCACATCGTCCCCCAGAAGCTTGCGCGCGGCTTTGATGGTCTCGTAAAACTTTTTGGGGTTGGACGTTCCGGATGCGTCCTTGAAACAGATGGAGTCATAAGGCAGCCCCGAGTCCAGGATCTCCCGTAGGGTTTTGATGTAAAACGGCGCGTCGTGGGCGCCCGAGCAGCCTGGCGGAAGCTCCATCATGGTGACGGAAACCTGGTGGTGCAGACCGGCATTGACAATGCATTTGCCCGAGTAAATGAGGTTGCGGACGTCGTTGAGCGCATCAAAGTTACGGATGTGCGTCATGCCGTGCTTTTTGAACATTCGGGCATGCAGGTCGATCATGTCCCTGGGCTGCGCTGAAAGGGCCACCACGTTGATTCCCCTGGCCAGGGTTTGAAGGCTTGCACCCGGCCCCGCCGCCGCGCGAAAACGGTCCATCATGTCAAAAGCCGATTCGCCGCAGTACATGAACAGGGCCTGAAAACGCGCCCCGCCACCGGCTTCGATATGATCGATGCCGGCATCGACGGCCGATTCCACCGCAGGAATGAAATCGTCGGTCAGTGCGCGGGCACCGAATACCGACTGAAACCCATCGCGCAGGGAAGTGTCCATAAAACGAATTTTTTTCATGATCTCTCACCATTCCGGAAAATTTTTGTGATTGGCCAAAGCAAAGAATCCTGACCGGGGGGGTCGGGTTCTTTATGTTCAAATGGATTTTTTTTATCTCACCGGTTATCTCACCGGCAGGCTGCGGGCACGATGGGCGGCGATGGCCGCGCTGATGACGGCAACGAGCACTTCGTCCTCCGGTTTGATGGCGGGCGGGCGTCTTCTTTTGCGCAGCTTGGCGGTTTCCATTTCGGCCAGTTCCCTGGCGTTCAGGGCGGAAAAGAGTCGGAAGGAAATTTTGATGCAAAAAACCAGAAGCAGCAGGAAAAAAAACACCACCGCCATTCCCAGCAGCGCAAGTTTGAGACCGGCGATAATCATCATAAGCCCTGTTCAGCGGTTTAGGTTGATGGTGTGAAGAAACAAAATAAGTTTACAAATTTAGCAATAGGCGCTGAAATAGTCAATTCCGGATTTGGCCGCGGCAGGCCCGTAATCTTCTGGCCGTCAAAAAATTAAAGCCCCCGCGTTTGGCGGAGGCTTCATTGTTTGGC
The Desulfobacteraceae bacterium genome window above contains:
- a CDS encoding biotin attachment protein, with product MKKIRFMDTSLRDGFQSVFGARALTDDFIPAVESAVDAGIDHIEAGGGARFQALFMYCGESAFDMMDRFRAAAGPGASLQTLARGINVVALSAQPRDMIDLHARMFKKHGMTHIRNFDALNDVRNLIYSGKCIVNAGLHHQVSVTMMELPPGCSGAHDAPFYIKTLREILDSGLPYDSICFKDASGTSNPKKFYETIKAARKLLGDDVIIWAHTHETAGVGITQYKAAIEAGADGVDLARSPLSGGTCQPDVLSMWHALKGTEYTLDIDVAKIMKANRVLQDCLQDYFFPPESQRVSSEVILSPMPGGALTANTMMMRDTGTLDLYPKVIEAMSECVARGGFGTSVTPVSQFYFQQAYANVTQGPWKKITDGYGKMVLGYFGRTPVAPDPEIVQLAEAQLGKPVFKGDPLDELEPGIPKAKKILEKEGLPVTDENIFIVGALETPGGNKGLDFLKGKKPINVRKVTAQTEKAAPAAPSPAIPATTGPTDYTVTVEGKAYQVTVEAASGEIKSVKPQAAAKAANLVDVKVKLQGIVYEIFVAVGDQVRQGDTLIILEAMKMETPVVAPCDGTVASIEVEKDQVVKPEQVVATLS
- a CDS encoding OadG family protein, with the translated sequence MMIIAGLKLALLGMAVVFFFLLLLVFCIKISFRLFSALNARELAEMETAKLRKRRRPPAIKPEDEVLVAVISAAIAAHRARSLPVR